Proteins found in one Pyrus communis chromosome 15, drPyrComm1.1, whole genome shotgun sequence genomic segment:
- the LOC137717133 gene encoding nodulin-26-like, protein MIAELVGTCILIFIGCGPALVNKIQPLSIVGIAIAWGLVFMAAGYAVGHVSGVHFNPAVTIALAAGRRFPVKRVPMYVMSQLSGATLASLTLRLLFNDQDSIQATMTQFFDPTTYLQALTWEFVITFILMFTICALTLCLTDKIRAKILSGIAIGGALVVNIMIAGPITGASMNPTRSFGPAIVTGVYKNISVYIAAPILGAIAAIVLYSLLRVPKLVKSDEKADPIIAITLSQV, encoded by the exons ATGATAGCGGAGCTTGTGGGCACATGCATTCTTATATTTATAGGCTGTGGGCCTGCTCTCGTCAACAAAATACAACCCCTTTCAATCGTGGGAATAGCAATCGCATGGGGTCTTGTTTTTATGGCCGCAGGATATGCAGTTGGGCATGTCTCCGGCGTACATTTCAATCCTGCAGTTACTATTGCCTTGGCTGCTGGCCGCAGATTTCCAGTCAAACGT GTACCTATGTATGTGATGTCACAATTGTCTGGTGCAACATTAGCAAGCTTGACTCTCAGGCTGTTGTTTAACGATCAAGACAGTATTCAAGCAACCATGACTCAATTCTTTGATCCAACAACTTACCTGCAAGCCCTCACTTGGGAATTCGTTATCACGTTTATACTGATGTTCACCATTTGTG CACTAACCCTATGCTTGACTGATAAAATTAGGGCCAAAATTCTCTCTGGTATTGCAATAGGTGGTGCATTAGTGGTGAATATCATGATTGCTGG GCCAATCACTGGAGCTTCCATGAATCCTACAAGGAGTTTTGGACCGGCTATCGTTACCGGAGTTTATAAGAACATTTCGGTTTATATTGCAGCCCCTATTCTTGGAGCCATTGCTGCTATTGTGCTGTACAGTCTGCTCAGGGTACCTAAGCTAGTAAAATCTGATGAAAAGGCTGATCCAATAATAGCAATAACCCTATCACAAGTATGA